Sequence from the Chelonoidis abingdonii isolate Lonesome George chromosome 16, CheloAbing_2.0, whole genome shotgun sequence genome:
CTAACACTGTTTGTGTTTCACCTTCAGGAGTTTGAGCTTTGGTGAGGAGACGGAAATAGTATTGGTTTTCTACCTACTTATTTGTAAGGGCACTAGATTTGCGTCCCAAGCGTGCTAGAATTCTGAATGGCCCTGTCCTTGGACTACCAGTCATTTAGTTCTCAGTGCCTCCATTTCCTCTAGCTGAGAAATGGGGATAACTTGCCTCTCCCACCTATGGTGGAAATTACAGTCATAAAGTTCTTTGCAGATGCAAAAAACACTCTACAGCTGCCAGTGCAATATAATGCACAACAGCAGCTACACTGGAACCAGTGGCTAGGACTTGTCTGGTTACAAGCAAGTCACTGCAATAAGGAAGTTGAGTTGCTTGGAAATCTAGGACTGGttcctctcccacacacacctcTGGAATGTGATTGTTTTTGACTACAAACTTCACTAGAGAGTGTCAAAGCAGACTGCTAGGGAGCTTGGGCAACTGGTGCTATTCCCCTCCAGCTGAACATAGTGACAGAGGGATCAGGGCCTAAAGGTATCAGCTTAGGTGGTAGTCTAAAGGAACAGCTCACTGCAATTCATCCATCCAGCTTTTCTGAAAGTAACAGTAAAAATCCAGGTTAGTGGAGCAGAAGAGGTTAGTTAAAAAAGTGTCTTTGGTAtctgctgggcactgggctgTTTTCTCCAAATGGATGCCTACTGGTATTGGCACCCTGCTGGTATACCTAGTCCAGAGCCTGGGGAAACCCTCAAGGTGGGTTTAATGGTACCTGTATTGTGAAGCACTGTTCTATTTAAACTAGCAGCAGGGAAGGTCAGCTCATTCACTCCTTCCATATTGATAGGAAGTTAGAACGAAGCAGAGTCCCACAGGCAGAAGCAGCCCTGCTCAGTTCACTGGATTTCACCAGCCTGATTGGTGAATGTGCACTTTTGAACTCGAGACAAAAAACAGTCCACATCATGGGCACAGTGTGGGCTGTGGCACTGCTACCATCACCTGCACTAGGCCAGGCCTACGTGGCTGTTGAGGTTAAGAGGCCTAAAATAAAGTGAAAGAACATTGCAAAAACAACATGGAGCAAGGGTTAGAGCCCTGGGGGTCTAGACATCCCAAGACAATGTTACCCAAAGTAAAACTGTAGCTGTATTTTCTCTTCCACCATTACCTTATTGAGGGTGGATTCATAAACTTCAAAACACTCAAATACTCCTCTGTGATACTTGGACTATGAAACCTTGTAGCGTTTAGACCTGGACACCTGCATCGTGACTGCAAACTGCAATGTCAATAGAGAGCAACTTGCTTTGGGCAGTTGATCCCAGATCATTCCCTGATATATCACTCTTCCATTGTCTTTGTCGTGGAAGAGGGGCTTAGACCCCTGCAGCCCTGATGTCATGCCCATCTAGTTCTGAGAGTGTAGCATTCAGATAAAGGGAGATTTATTCCTTTATTGTTCAAATACCAGAAtcacaaaaaaatcaaactataaagcaaacaaacaggcaTCACTCTCTACAAACAAAGAGGACAGAGATAGTGACAGGTTACATCTCTGGGCCGCATCTACTGATGCATATACAACTTCTAGTGACTGCCCGTCTCCTGCCTGAGGTCAGCACTCCCTCTTCCCAGCAGGTTTCTCATCCTTTCCTACACAGATTTagtgtcattttaaaatgcaagcaTAGAACTGCACAATTCCAGCCAAATACAGCACACATGCTGCAGGTGCCCAGAGGAAACAGAAGTTACAGTTGTGTCAGGTAGATGCCCACCCTCATCTCACAGCCCATAGTCGCATGCCTCAGGACTGTTCTTTGCATACAGCTCAAAAAAGCCTTTGAGCATTTGCACATCAGTCATCGTAGCCTTGACGGCAGGATCTTTCTTCATGGCTTCCACCCATTGCCTGAGCTTTGGGGTGTGCTGCAGACAGCTATGGGAACAGGAAAGAAACTTTGTATGAGCAGGGGGGGAATTGGGAGGAGATCAAGAAAGCTGAACCTTTAATGAGGTTCTGTGttcctgtttgttttgctttctccCTCCCACAAGGTTAAAttcaaaaacagaagaaataactTTCATGCCACAGAGCAGAGAGCTAGAGATGCCCTTCTATGTCCACGCTGCATTTCAACTCACACAGCCTTGAGTTTCCAAGCCTGGATCTACAGACATGGGCTTGTGCTCTGGCACTAAAAACAACTGTGTAGATGTCCAGACTGGATCTCAGGTTCTGAAACCCACACCCATCCTTGGGCTTCAGAGTCTGAGCTCCACCCAAAGCCCCAACATCAACACAGATGTTTTTAGTGCCATAGCATAGACTCTACTTTGTAGACCTCTGCTCTGAGGCTTGCTGCCatgaatttaaaatgcagagtagACATGCCCTTTAAGGCTATCAAGTCTTCTTTATATAGCCAAGGGTGAATAGCCACTGCTTGTGGAAgctccagttctaagagataagCATATAATCTGTGTGTAATGTACCTACCATCCTTCAGAAGTCTCATTacatcctccctctccccagagagCACGTGATCCTCCACTGACTGCAGCATTTGTTTTGATATTGTTTGAAGATATTCACACTGTGTTGgctacttgtgtgtgtgtgtcaatcaTGCAGGTCAGTGACCCCACTTCTTGCCAACCCAAGAGCCCATTCTTTCTATAAATTCTGTTGGCCAAAACAAGTTACACAGTTTGTCATCACTGGCCAGTGAAtcttgtcacagtttcagggtaaatGCACTTGCATCTACCACTCCATTGTCCACTCTGGGAGTGTGCAGTCAGGTCTCCAGCCATCAGCGGTCTCCGGGCAGGGACCCTGGCCCATTCCCATCTGACTGGGGTGCATTTAAGGCTGCACAGATTCCTGCCTTACACTGAGAAgatttggccaaaagaaatctgatgaggttcaacaaggacaagtgcagagtcctgcacttagaacagaagaatctcatacactgctacagactagggaccgagcggctaggcagcagttctgcagaaaaggacctaggggttacagtggaggaGACGCTGGATAcaagtcagtgtgcccttgttgccaagaaggctaactgcattttgggctgtacaggcagaagcattgccagcagatcgagagacatGTTTGTTcacctctattcggcattggtgaggcctcatctggagtactgtgtccagttttgggccccacactacaagaaggatgtagaaaaattggaaagagtccaggagagggcaacaaaaaaaactgggagctggagcatatgacttatgaggagaggctgagggaactgggattatttagtctgcagaagagaaggggtgCGGGGggctgatagctgctttcaactactagAAAGGgagctccaaagaggatggagcttggctgttctcagtggtggcagatgacagaacaaggagtaatggtctcaagttgcagtgggggaggtttaggttggatattaggaaaaaactttttcgctaggagggtggtgaagcactggaatgggttacctagggaggtggtggaatctccttccttagaggcttttaaggtcaggcttgacaaagtcctggctcggatgatttagttggggattggccctgctttgagcagagggttggacgagatgacctcctgaggtctttccTACCCTGATAGTCTACGATTCTATGAGACAGGGAGACTTAGTAGGGCTATAGGCCAGTGCCTGTGCTTTGCCTTCTCTCTGAGGTCTATGAGCAGCGTATTGTCAGCAGTtccaagttaccacacagctctctcTAAGCAAggagatttatttttaaggtaaagcATTACCAGGGGGTGGGGATCGCAAACACTGAGCAGACATCCCAGGAGTTACCCATCAGTCCAAGGGGCCCTAAcaagccaaagtctttccaacccttccaCAAGAGTTGGGGGCCTCCTCAGAGTAGAAGGtcttgtccatttgctggatcagaaagaatgCCGCAAGTCAGTTTGAACAGCCTTTTCATATCAAATCACCCTTTCTTTGCCCATTGATCTCATCAAAACCCAGTTTCAACCAGTATATGCAAGCCTCCCGCTAGGGTGATACCACTTTTTAGGTGGGAaacacccctgtgcttccctttaatcacacccctcccccacacactccattTCTGGAGGACCCTCTCTCCTGGGGTTGTATACAATCCCTGACTCACAAGATTACAATGTGGTCCCTAAAGACATGGCATGGGATTGCAAGATCAGTCACAACCATGTGGCTTGAAATCCACATACTGGTAGCAACCACTCAGCTCTACTACAGGAGAACTAGCACAACTGGCATTTTTAGCTTtcttcctgccccgccccttccctgccccctcccgtgACCTTCCTGAGTATTCTGCACATTAGTTTGCAATTTGGAAGTCAGCTACTATTAAAAGTCTAATACTTCCTCTGCACATCTCCCATCTGACACTGAGCTCAGCTCTTATGgtctatatttttcctttttcctgggAAAGCCCCTCTCCCTAAAACTGGAATAAGGCAGTAACACCACTAACACATCTCCTCTTGATCTGCACAGCCCAAGTGATAGCACAGGAGAAGCTAAGCTGCTTGGTGGCTTTGGCCCTTGCTTTCGGTGCCTGAGGTAATGAGTTCAGACCCTATGGTCTCCTTgcatcttgggggggggggttgtaagcctggaacttgggagacctgggttcaagtccctgctctaccacacTCTCTGGGAAAGGCACTCCGCTCGCCATATGTAAAATGGGCATCACAGAACTTCCttgcctcacaggagtgttgttaCGATAAATAAATAgagttgtgaggtgctcagatactgtggtaatagGTGTCCTACAAACACCTAAGACAGAGGCAGGTTCTCTTTGTGAGGCTAATTCCATCACTAGCCGGTCTTAACTTTGGGAGAGCTGGTTTCAATAGGGTCAGGTGCCTTCTGGGACCATTTTTATTCAGTCTGTACAGTGCtacacaatggagtcctggtccttTACATGGGCTGTTAGGTGGTACTGAAATACAGCTAACCTCCAAGTATAATTCATTACCCTGCCCGGTTCATGTCTGGAGAATGTATTTACACATTCCATTCACACTCTAAGCAGGAGCGTTCCTGGCTGGGGTAATTTAGAGTTAATTAGAAGCTGTAATGCACCACTCGAAAATGTGTAAGATCCATAAAACATTCAAGCACTTACTCAAGCAACTGGAAGAATTCCAGAcgttcaaaccaaggccagatcaTGTAGTCAATCATGGACACAGAGTCCCCACCATAGAACACTGTCTTGCAACCGGCTAAAATCTGTGGAGAACAAGATGCAGCATTTCATATTAAAATGAAGTTACACGGAAAAGTcctacaaaaaaaccaaaactgcaAAGTAGGAGCCAGGGAGGAGATGGACAGGAAGGTGATTGCAGACATGGCACCTCCTTACCTAAATTAAACATTCTTAGTGGGCCAGTCACTCACTAACGCAGCTCCAATATCAGTTTGGATATTTCACATGCTgaaagctggattctattctagcTCAAATGCAAGAACAGTTGCACAATATGGATTGGCAATTACACACAAGCCATGAATAACAATATTCTCAGGATCAGGTGGCGATGCTGGCAGTTAGAGACCATTTAACTTGTAAGCTGACAGTTCTGATGTGGAGGCACCAACACAGATGTGGCAACCCAGGTGcgttttgaaacttttttttgttaaacatttCAGCTACAACATAAGACTGGTCAAACTAGGGCATAACGAtttcagctgcatttttttttttttaaacatgcacaCTGTATCCCCAAGTTGAGGTAGCTTTGTGAATGCAATTCTACGATATCATTGTCATGCTAAGACCTGTGCCAGATTTCATCCTCAGACATAAGAGCAGAGTCCTCCAGCTCAGAAGAGATGGGAGATGAACTCTTCCTATGGCAAAACTAGTCCATGCTCTACAAAATTCTAAAAACAAGTGCCATGTAAATAGATTGCAATGTGCCTCTGTTGCTGCACCTGTAAACTGGCAACAATCCCCAATTTCAGATGTGAGAGAAGAGGCTAACCTAGatgtttggaaagcactttgcTTTACACAGACGAGAAACTGGCATTTTAAAGGTGTCTGAAAAAGCCCCTCTGAGTACTGTCTCAGGAGGAAGGCCGAATAGGCTCCGATTCCGATAATGACTTGTACTaccatggagcaggaccccattgtgctaagcaacATAGAAACAAAGAGCTTTGTCCACTCCTCATTCAACCAAACTCATAAGAATGTCGCACGTAAGATCTGTATATGGATAAAGCATAGGTGGGTTGGGGACCTTACTGGAAATGCTGGTCACTATTTGACCAGCATTTCCAGTAAGGTCCCCAACCCACCTGTGCTTTATCCATATACAGATCTTACGTGCGACATTCTTATGAGTTTGGTTGAATGAGGAGTGGACAAAGCTCTTTGTTTCTACATTGcttagcataatggggtcctgctccatgactggaaTGCCTACACGCTATGGTAGTACAAGTCATTATCAGAATCGGAGCCTATTCGGCCTTCCTCCTGAGACAGTACTCAGAGGGGCTTTTTCAGACACCTTTTAAAAAGCCAGTTTCTCGTCCGTGTAAAGCAGACATTAAGAGTCGTGCTGGCAtttccactcctcctccccaccacagaTAAGTGATCTATTAAAAGCCTCAAACCATCAATCAGAAAACATCTGAGGAGCTGCTTCAGTCACCAGGTGCCTGACAGAAAATAACCAGATGTTAATAGTTTCATAAAGATGTGACCATGGCTCCCTCTGTTGGGCAACAGTGAGTAGGACACAGGACATTTCAATACATTTCATGCTTCTCTGGCTAACAGCTCTTGGAACAGGGTGAACGGATTTTGCATGGCTGGATCCTCATTATCTTCTGTAGCTCAGACTGGGATTTAAGCCACTGCAACAGAGAGAGGGGCTCCACATGACCTGCCAGTCCATatacatctaaaaaaaaaaaaatccctcaagaTCTCTCAAAGTCTTTTGTAGCAGCAGGTATCTTGCAGCAGGATTGTaaatgggaggggaaagggaaaccTAGTTCTTTATTTCTCAGTGCATTTCTCTTGCAAGAAGTCCCCTAGGAAGCAGTTGCCCACAAGAACCAGACAACGTCACCTGCCAGTACTTTAGCTCTTGACTCTGATCAGCTACACGAAGATGAAAGGCTTTAAGTCGAGAGGAACTCTGTGTTTGAAGCCTTTGGTAGTGGGGTATTAGTGTAGCTAACATGACAAGTTAGACCAGGGGTTGGGagcctctggcatgcggcttcccagggtaagcaccctggcaggccaggccaatttgtttacctgccttgtctGTGGGTTCAGcccatcgcagctcccactggctgcggttcgccgctccaggccaatgggagctgctggaagccatggccagcatgtccctcggtCCACACcatttccagcagcccccattggcctggaatggtgaaccacagccagtgggagccgtgatccgCTGAAActgccaacgcagcaggtaaagaaactggcctggcccgcctgGGTGCTCATCTTGGCAGGCTGCgggccagaggttgccaacctgaGTTAGAGGTATCAGAGGGACAGGGATACTCGAGTGTCAGCTACGCCAAAGTAACTCGCTGAAGTTAAAGCCATCagcaaagggaaggagaagatgACTGTAGCCAGAGCTATGAGAGGTTCCCAACAGGGGAGAAGTGTGCTGAATGCTGCTTCTTGCTCAAGGAGAACAGAGTATGATTTTTTGTTCTTGAACATGCAGTCATTTCTTTGCCTCCTGATCAGATGACCAGGTAGCCTTTTGGTTGCTTTATTTCTAGAAGATCATGACCCTCTGGCCAAAGAGGCAAAGGAGTTTGTTCGTTCAAACAACAACTATTTTTTAAGGAGTCACACTGCAGATGAAGGGAAGGTATCAGCACATCTTATTCAGACAATGACTTGGTAGCCATTAGGGTTAACAAAAAAACAGCACTTGAAGTAAAACTGAATTTAAATCTCTAATATAGATCCAAAAAAACACCTGTTGCAGCTCCCTGGATGTTGACGGAGGTACACGACTGTACTAGAACATGGCCCATAGCTGGATTTTTGCAGTCAGAGTCTCCCCGAAGCCAATGGCTCAACGGGGTGAAGTGGTGAAGACAGTTTCACAGCCAGCAGCACGCATCACATCTAGCCACCTTTGACTGCCCTAACTTGATGAATCAAGTACCTGTTTTTCAGTGAGGTGAATTGGAGATCAAGGGAGGTTTGGACTCACCAACTTCAGGATTCGAGTGCCTTAATCCCTCCCCTGTAGATGTGGTGGTTATATTCCATGGAAATGAGCAGGGAGAAAGAATAATAGCTAGTAGTAGGAGAGAGGGGGCCAGACACTAGAGAAGTAAACTAAGGGTTAACaacttccccccacccaacactGCTGTACTGACCACGGTAACAAAGAAACCAGTGTCAGTTAGATGGACATGGTGGTGGAGATGCTTCTCTGGTATGTTAGGTTATAACAACCCAGCGTCTGAATGCTCTTAGATCTTGCTGCTAGGACAGAAGGTGGTCTTGGAGGGCAGGGGTAGACCTAAAAACAGCAGAGGTGGCTAGCACTTGAGAAGGGTGTGGAGCAAAATCTGCTACAAAGTCCACTATGGAGTTCACAATTCAGCTCTTGTTTAAACTGTGCCATGCTTAGATGTTGGGGTTTTCTGTGCCACTTATCAGTGTGAGGGGGAGTAAACTACAGGACCACTAATTTTTCATAGTTAGAACTTCTGGAATAAGTCCTGCCTCCTCCCTTTCTCAAAGCTTTCCAAGTGAGACAGTCAGCCCAGTCCACATGAGCAGAAGAAGTCTCCCATTTACCATAGGTGTGGTGGTTTTTTTCAATCCCAGAGAGGGCTCCATTTCTTACCTCTTCAAATTCGCCAAGCTTCTCACTGAACTCTGCTTTCAGCATTGAACTGTCCTCCCCATTTTTAACTGCCAGGAGATGTTTCAAGGCTAGAGGTGGTAACTGAACAAATCAAACAAGACGTTACTGAGAGCTTGACCTCCTTGCGGAAAGGTTTTAAACTCACTAGTCACCAGGGATAGTCACAAGTCACTTCAGCCCAGATCCTTAAAAAGGtatctgaaatcaatggaagttaagtgcctaaatgcctttcAGGAACTGGGCTTTAGTGCTTAAATTTTGCTTAAAAACCACATACCACACCCAACCCACACTACACCAACCCTAACAACAACAGAAGTGTTCTCTTTATGTTTCAGAGAAAATACAGGTtgcaaaggaaaattaaaatgctAATACTGAAGGATAATAGTGCAGGAGAATCAGAAGAGGGAAACTCACTAGTCTTTCCATTGTTCAAGCTACCTACAGTGCCAAAAGAAGTACTAGAAATAAAAATGGTGAAATGCAAATTTTGACATTCTAAGGACGCTTCTGAAATTCCAATAAACGTTAATAGGAAAGGATATTAAGGGACAGTCAGATtttaaacttttgtttaactaaatcTCTGACAGTCTAGGCCACTGATTTTATATCTCCAAGAACTTTGTAGTTTGCGCCCCTGCCAGAGAAGTTAGGGGATTGGCGTGAGTTACAATACAAATATTAGCCAAGTTTATGGAGTtatttaaaactttcttttagCTTTCAACAGTTTACGGATCCCATGCTTTGAAGAATTATCCTAGAGTTAAGGATTTGAGGATGGCACTGATGCAAGCATTCACCCAGTTTGCCTTAGTTGCTTAGAACTTGTCTATAATGGTACGGCAAAGCACACCACAGAGGTGTCATTTATAGAGCACTCCAGTTGCCTCAGGTGAACCCTGCTGGTGCATTCCACAAGGTCTCTCATTAATGTAATTTGAAACAGGACGATGTTAATGCAAACTAGGCACCTTTCAGAGCATGCCAGCAGGGTTTACATGGGGCATTTAGAACATAGCACATTAGAGCTCTCTGGGGGGACAccacccacccctgctcctcgccccccccacaaaaatttaaaaaaataaaaaacccaccatATCTCTCTGGCacacttaggtcttgtctacatggtgtgGCAAAGGCTGATCTGCTAACCCTTAAACTGAATGACAGTTTCTTCATTCTGCACCCACAGACGTAAACGAGCTTAAAATCTGCTTTCACGACACATGTCCCTTTTTCCTTTCAAGTGCTGACAGAGATGCAGACAGCTTAGCAGAATTTTGGATTAGTGAATGGTAAGTGATTCTATTATATTTAAAAGAGTGATTTTATTAGGAGACAA
This genomic interval carries:
- the GSTO1 gene encoding glutathione S-transferase omega-1 isoform X1: MAGEHARSLGKGSTAPGPVPQGLIRVYSMRFCPFAERTHLVLKAKGIKHEIININLKNKPDWLFEKNPFGLVPILETSKGQLIYESPVTCEYLDEAYPGKKLLPADPYERAYQKMLLERFSKLPPLALKHLLAVKNGEDSSMLKAEFSEKLGEFEEILAGCKTVFYGGDSVSMIDYMIWPWFERLEFFQLLDCLQHTPKLRQWVEAMKKDPAVKATMTDVQMLKGFFELYAKNSPEACDYGL